AGGTTGGTTTGTGTTTTCACACAGTTGAAGAGACttcgcttttttttttttttttttacaaggctTCTCaagcgttttttttttaaccatttcATATGACAACTTCATTTTCTGCAGTTGCTTGGGCGAGCCACGAGTGTCGGGGCATATGTGAAGAGGGGAGAAGAGTCTGGGCACGTTAAGATTACCTTAAGAGGAGACCAGAAAGAAGAGAACATTACGATTATGCGTAAAATAAATACTAGCAACAAGTCTGAATGGTTTTTCAATGGTGGGATTTTTAACTAACTACGCAATTTATTGAATGCTACCGTTATTCTGATAGTAATTGTTAAGTCTTTTGCTTGATATTAACTTTAATAGAAATGTTTAAAGGTAAAATACAAAATTTGGTTACTGCTTTTGATATTAAAAACTATGCTGGCTACTTGAATGCATATTCCCTTGAAAAACATTCTATGAGTTAGCACAAGCTACAACTACTTTTTCTTATTAATTGTTATAAACTTGGGATGTCTTAAGAGATTCACTTTGCATTATATTATGTTGGTGTCACTTATTTTGGTGTAAGTATCATGGAGTAGTTCTAAAACGGGATGGTATATATGTCTGCATTGTAACTTAGACAGAAGACATATTTCATTGGAACAATCTCTCTTGGTTTTTATCATGGGCATTGGGTGTGTCTTTCTACCACAAAGGAGTTCTTGTATGTTTTGATTTATGAAGGTGTTTTGGTCAAAAAGTAAGGATATCAAGTTTTTGGAACAGTTAGCAATTTTTTCTATCACTTGGTGAATTTAGCTATGGTTGAGTGGAGCATGCACATATTTAGGGGTTTTGTCTTATACTTGATATATATTCTTCGAAAAATTTCTTTGTAAGACCTTAAATTTTGGATTTTCCCCTTATATGTCTATTTATATGATGAATGATTCTATGTTTGAATACGTACAAGAGAAAGAAGTTGCATGTGCAAACtgcaaatatagtaatatattaTTACTGACAAGTTTCAAACAGTATGATCAATTATGTGATCTGTCAACGTGGTCATTTCAGGAAACATTGTGGCCAAAAAGGATGTGGCGGAAACCATTCAGAGGTTTAACATCCAAGTAAATAATTTGACTCAAGTAAGTTTATATGACCTGCAATCATTATACTTCATGGTATTAGGCTATAGGTTTCCTCACAGTTTTAGTTTGCTTAGTTTATAGGATGCTTATCCTACACTAAGCTCAGGCTTAACATGTACCCAATTGTAACAAACTTGCTCATCAAGTTTTGATGGCTTGAAGCGGTTAGTGCTGATGTGGCACTTTCTAACTTAACTGAAATGCACCAATGAACTGAAATGTATTCAGTTGTTTTATTTATTCGTTTTGTGGAATATTGTTATAGGTGTTATGTTTATGGTGATGTTCAAATTTATGATGGGCTAATACTTTTTTTTCCACTATTTTGCTGAACTACTTCTTTGGGATCCTTTGGCTTTTTGGTAGTTTTTACCACAAGATAGGGTCTGTGAGTTTGCAAAGTTAACTCCTGTGCAACTTCTGGAAGAGACTGAAAAGGCTGTTGGTGATCCACAGCTTCCAGAGCAACATCGTGCACTCATCGATAAAAGTCGTACATTAAAGCATGTTGAACTGGTAAGTTCACCCTTTGCTAAGGAATGATAGAAATCTCCTAAATCATAGCTGCTTGTAAATTTCATGATCTATTTACTAATTCTATTTCAGTCTCTTGAGAAAAATGAAGGAACTTTAAATCAGTTGAAGGAACGTAATGCTGAATTAGAGAAGGATGTTGAACGTGTTCGTCAAAGAGATGAACTTCTTGCCAAGGTTAGGTATTGGGTTTTTTTATCACACATGCTTTGTCTGTATATTTTGCATATGCCAAACAATGTAGACTCCTTTGTGGTGATGTCTATTCTTTTTCTGATATGCTTAGTTCATACTTTATTTCTCACCAGGAGGTTTCTGATCCTCCTGCCTCGAAAGTTCCCTGTCTTAACTCTTaacgtttttttttacaaggaaaagataaaaaatgTGCCTATATCTGTTTTGTAGGCCGAAtcaatgaaaaagaaattgcCATGGCTGAAGTATGATATGAAGCAGGCAGAATATCGTGAAGCTAAAAAACGTGAGAAGATTGCAGCAAAGGAGTTTCAGAAAGctgcaaaattattaaatgaactTAAAGAGCCTATTAAGTATGCTGTCCTTTCTAACTTTGGTACATGTTAgtaattgtttatatattgatcctctttagaatttgaatttctaggtgtgaatttgcttatattttagcaTGGGCGGAAGTTGGGGGAGTGGTCTTGacttaattttaactttttatgtaTAAGTCAAGGAAAGAAAACATGTCTTACTCTATATCCAGGAAGAGGTTTCATATATATAAGCCTCAAAATGCAGgatttaaataaaatgaattcatAATTTGATAGGAATTCATAACCTGCAATACACTGGTCATACCTTGTAAAATCCTCCCTTGCCACTCTCATTAACAACCGTAAATAGATTGTAGAGATGCACTAACAGCTATATGTCATGGCCAGTTTATGCATGAAAGTATGCCAAAGGTTTAAAGATGAATTGCCTGTCCTAATACTACATGGATCATTAATCCAACACTCCACTTTTCATGTTTTCACTCTTCGTTTACTTTCTCAGAtcttctttcatttcttttttcttctttcgtTTGGTGTTTTTCCCGATAGAAACCGAGAGAAATGGAAGAAAATAACTATGCTTCATAAACAATAATCAGTATTCTGATTAAACATTAATGTATTTATAGGAGATGTATCCTAACTGACTAAGTTCTCAGTTAGTTTAATCAGTAACAGAATTACATACTGAATTATATTACTTTCTATTATTCACTTGATGGAGTTGGCATCCTTGTTGCCCTCTACTGTACTATTTATCTCCCGAATATGCCTGTGTGGCGCAAACACCTCTCTTTTGTTCAGATATGGTATGATAAAGTTATAACTTGTCATGCTTTAACAGTAAACAAAAGGATGAGAAGGCTACATTAGAAGCAAAATGCAAAAAGGTTAATAACCGAATAGACGAGAATGCCAAGAAGAGAATGGATCTTAAGGAGAAAGAGAACCGATTGGTAATTTTTCTCATCCAGTTTACCTGACATACTTTATTTTTACAGTTTTCATTATCAATCATGAATTTTCTTGGCACAAGTTTTTTTGGCACCAAGGCCATCCAAGTAAATCAATAATTATTCATGTTAGGTTCATCTTGTAACCTATTGGCATGAAATTAGAGTCTGGCGTGATTTCAGTTTGCTTGTTATCAATATTTAGGAAGTGGAATTACAAGGAAAGTACAAAGAGATGGACGAGTTGAAGAGGCAGGAAGAAACTCGGCAACAGAAATTTATCAATGCTAGGGAGGaacttgctgctgctgaactTGAACTTAAGAATCTAGACCCTTTTCTACATCCCAAGGATGAGCTTGTAAGTGTACTTTTAGtcattgattattattattattagcaaaatgctaacgagtgcccccggggcactctttaagcatcttaaatagtaagtttttgaaatgtttcactttttgaataaaaatttactTTGAATGGAATGCTTAAGCCCCCGGGGCACTCGTTGGCAAGAcctttatcatcatcatcattattattattattattattattattattattattattattattattattattattattatttatgtattcTACAATTAAGGGCATGTTTGAtttgagttttgttttttaaaataaaaacttgtttGAGTAGTTGTTTTATGTTGAATGAGAGAAAACAAGAGCGGCATATGGTGAAACCATGTGTCCCAACTACACAACAGTCTCTTTATATATACTTAAAGTAATAAATGCAAACAGTGACAGGAATAACTACATGATAATCTACTCCTAAAGATAAGGCCTgacaagagtttataaagagtggCACCCCTCAtgttacaagccgattttgtaaggatgagttaggcccaatatacaAATCTAACATGGTTCAGAGCCTATCGTTTCgggccacccaccatttatatccatgTACCatgcccaatagtgctgggcgtgatgGAGTGTATTGGAAAAACCAAGTCCCACATTGATTAAAGATAAGGcctgagaagagtttataaagagcgACACCCCTCACtatacaagccggttttgtaaggatgagttatgCCCAATATACAAATCTAAGAATTATATCTTTATTTACAtgattctattttattttgaatattttataatagtttattctcaaaatttgttcttattttctattttttttttatcaagaatagctttcaatttttgttttctcattTTATTATTCCTTTTCATCATCGAACTCCATCTACCATCTTCGTTGCGGTCTCTACATCTCTCACGGATGTCCTTACAACCTGCCACCCCCGCCACCACTACAACTTAACAGCCTCTACTGTCGCTTCCACTGAATCATTACACAGTGTTATAGATAGTCTATGAACTGGGCCTTGAGCCCAGGCACTGTTAGCTTAGCGGTTACAGCTGTCTTATGAAAACCGGCTTCTTTGTTAGAAGCTTCTATTTAGTTAGAGTTAGTTGCTTGTATCACAAACTTCAAGTTAATTAGATTCTGTTACAATCTATTATAAACACAGCTATAGTATCATTGTAATCATTCAACCAATTGTGATGAATTCTGAATATTCAACTTTCTCTCAGTTTCTTGGATTTTGTAACATGGTGTTTTAGAGCTTCTTTTTCGATTCTGTTCCTGTTTCAATGGCCACATCGAATCCATTTCTCAATTCTGAGGGCAGTTTTCTCTCTTCGCATTTCAAGCAGTGGAAGCAACAAATTGATGGCATCATCAGAACAGCTCCATTACCAACTGCAGATGTATCAGTTCTATCTCAAATGGCACTTAGAAATTCGAATGCTCAACATAGGTAGTTCCATCATGACCCTTTTTATTCTTTGGGAAGCTCTCGTTGCTTCCTCTCCCCAATTAAAACTATTCTTTAATAACTGAACGAAAGGCCTAGCAATAATTTCATAATCTTTGACAAACTTTCGGTAATAACCTGTCAATCCCAAAATCCCTCTTAGCCGCTTGATGTCTTTTGGAATTGGCCACTCCTCCGTTCATTTGGACGTCATTGCATCTCTTGAAATACCTTCACCTGAACAATGTTCAGTTACAGGTGCATTAACTGACTATGAAAAATTGATCAGGTGTAATAGATACTAGATTTAACTATGGTAAAACCCAAGTATACTTAATTCCTATTATTCCCACTCCAAATACCTCTGATGAATGTTTGTTACTAACTTTAGCTGAGATTATACTcagaaaaaattgtttatatttttggtaCTTACGCCCTttgaaagtgatttttttatcCTTACCAGGCAAGACTGAGAGAGGAAACTCTGGAGTTGGATGGTTTTGCTACTCAAGCGAGAGAAAATAAGTCACAAACAGAAAACGAAATAAAGGTTAAAAGGTCCTCCTTGGAAAGGTGTCAAGACAGGTAGAAGTTGGACAAAATATGACGTTTTCTTCAGATTGATTACTTGTGCTAATCTATTGTAAAATTTGCAGGTTGAAAGAAATGGGTAATAAAAGTACCAATTGTTTGCATGCATTAAAAAGATCTGGGGttgaaaaaattgttgatgcttatGATTGGGTCAAAGCGCATCGCCATGAATTTAACAAGGAAGTTTATGGTCCAGTATTACTAGAGGTATATATGACAAAATAGCGTTTTTATTGCCTTTTGGTCTTCTTACTTGGTCTGTTAAATTGTTGAGTGAATTTACAGGTGAATGTCCCAGATCAGTCTCATGCTGGATATCTAGAGGGTCAAGTTGCTTGGTACACTTGGAAGGTAGTCCTAGATATTATATTATGGCCTCTTTTGTATCCACAAAACCAATTCTGCCGAATTTTGTCACCCTAATACCATGAAAATTCTGGCTACATTTTTGCAGATTTAGATattatggagtttttttttttttagaccaTAATTCATTCTTAAAATTGCttttctattatattttgtgGACATCTTTGGGTCTGTTTGGCTCAAACAAGGGGAGATGGGTATTTTAATGGAGGTGAGGTGAGAGATTTAACAGACTTCTATTTGCTTGGTTGAGAGGTGTGGAAAGGGAGAGTTTATTTGAGGAAACTGTCTAACTTACCGTTTAAACCCATCTCCTCCTAATATCCCTAGTACTGAGGGGAGCCAAAATTTACTAATGTTATGAGGGAATTGACTCCCATCCCCTCgataaaattgaacaaaacaagAAAAGTTTAAAATATTCCTTCCACTCCCTGTTGATTTCCCCCAACCCATCactaaatgttttttttccctcctccttTTACTGTATCCTTTTTTCTATGCAAAAAATCTGTTTCTCAAGTGAATTTGACAAATTTTGTTTGGTATAATGCTGTATTTTTAACCCACTTTCTTTTGGTGGGAGGGCCAAATATAGTACTTATAACTTATACAGGTCTTATTGTAGAGTCACTTCATGCGTTTCACCATTTCCTCATGGATATCGGTATCACCTTATCCATATTGATTTATTCATTTTGTTCAAATGCAGTCTTTCATAACACAGGATCCTCGTGATCGGGATTTTTTGGTGAACAACCTACGGAATTTCGATGTACCAGTTTTAAATTACACTCGTGATAGCCGACAAAGAGAGCCGCCTCCTGAAATATCTCCCGATGTAAGTTCGGTGCAACAACTGTTTTATTTCCATCTAAGTatcaaatatttcatcattGTTGTATAATTCTTACCAGATGCGTGCTCTTGGTGTCTACTCCCGTTTGGACCAAATTTTTGATGCTCCTTTTGCTGTCAAGGAGGTTTTGAATAGCCAATCTAATCTTGATCGTTCAGTATGCCTCTCGTGCTTTTTTTATAGACTCATTATTTAAGTTATAGGTTCTTTGAAAAATAGTTCAAGTTAATATGTTTATTGATGAGGATTAATGTTATTTTGTTAATCTCGCTTCTTTTCTACATGTTTGCCATTCAGTTCATTGGATCGAAAGAAACTGATCAGAAAGCTGATGGGGTCCCAAAATTAGGAATTACTAGTTTATGGACACCAGAAAACCACTATCACTGGTCTATGTCTAGATATGGAAATCATGTCTCAGCAATTGTGGAACAAGTGCAACGCCCAAAACTTTTACTGAATAGTATGCCACTCCAAAAGCCTATTCAGCTAACATTTCTATCATGTGATTTACTCTTAAATGCTGGTTCcttattctctctctctttttaccTTTTGTTGTACTATTTAGATTTGAATGTGAGGGACATTGAGGATCTGAAGTCCCAGGAAAGGGATCTTAAAGAACAAATTGCTTCCTCGGAGGAAAGTGTCAAACGGTTTAAAGACGAGGAAAGAAGCTTTATGAATCAGGCTGCTAATCTTCGTAAACAGAGTGTAGGTTacagaaaattttattttaatttcgcCATActtatacacacacacacacacacacctggcctagagttttttttttcccaaggGTTCTTGTATTGTTAATGAAAGCTATAATTTTAACCTAATATGTGTTTGAAGGAATATGTTCTTACTAAAGTTTGAAATTGTTATTCTTGATTGCTGATTTCTTTTAGGAAGCCATTCGTAGGGAAGCACAAATAAAGAAACAAGAGCGAGAAGCAATAAATAGGCGTATTGGTAATTATAAGTGATATATTAAATTGAAAGATATCAAATTTCTTGGATTACCATTTTGTTTTCATACTATAAAGCAAATACCTTGTTTTGACCTCTAGAACAAAAGAAAGCAAAACTGAAATTGATGGAGGAGCAAGATGATTTGGACACTGAGTTAGCAAAGCTTGCTGATCAGGCAACAGAATGTAACATTCAGCGTTTCCATAATGCAATTAAAATTAAGGTGATTTATCTCAGTTCTTTTTGCTAATGTCGTGTTGATGGAAACATTCAGCGTTTTCATACTAATGTAACATTCAGTGTTTTCTACTAATGTTAATGGAAACTCTAAGGGGTTGGCTTAGTTGAACATGACATAGCTTGTTCTGTGTTCCAGTCCCCTTGGGGGGAGATAAATGTAATTTCCTTCATAACTGTTCACGGAGCTTGGATATTTTCCTTACCTTGGACTGAGGCGTCATCTTTTTGtcctaaattttaattaataaaaaaattcatgttaATTGCAGGCTTAAATTTTACATTATTTCCATTTTGTTGGCATGAGCATGATTATGGTTCAATATTCAAATGCACTCACAATAAaatgttaatttcttttttcaacattttttctttattggTTTTTGTTCCAAGAGGAATATGGTATTTTACTgttgatttttggccaattgaCAGGATCTTCTTGTTGAAGCTGCGGGTTACAGACGAAATTATGTTGAACAACGTATGACTTGCATTGAATTTGATGCAAAGGTAAATGTAGTTGAATATTATTCGTCGCCTATATGCAGCTAGTTCTATCAACCATTTTTTAACTTGTAATGTCTAATTTATAGGCTGCTACTTTACCTACTACAAGTTGAACGCAAGCAATGAAATGTCACCCTGCATTAGGGATTGTTGATTATTGTTTACTAGTTCTAAACATCTAATAGGCTAAGTTTgtattcaaattaatttcaaattttagaatTAATCGGGATTCGTCACAGACTCACAGTGAACCCGGATTCAAGATTATATTCATGTTCAAAATACATACACACCAGAGGTTTCTCACTCCTTAGATTTTCTGTTCCAAGGCAATCTCCTATGTGTAAATTTTGCGTCTAGCTTATCTGATTCCTGAAATGATCtatttatgtttataagttACAACGAACGATATCTATACTACTATGTAACACAAACACTCAAGCCAATGAGGGAATGTCTGTTATATGGGCTCCCCTTACTTTTTTAGACAAAACGGCAGTTGCCATGATCATTAAGGTTAGTTAGTCGTCTAGAATTTTTGTTGGTTCTAGCGCAACCCCAATAGCTAGCTCTTGCGGTGAGGGTTTCCCACACTTTCAGTCACTATTCATTCCATATTACTAACCAGGTGTTGAGTTCTTTGCTATTGGCCACTCACATTCGTCCATGCTTCTGTGTCTCGGTTGTGAGGTGAGATCCGACATTGACTAGAAATAAGGTCAAAGTAGTCCTTCTAAAGGCTCGTGCAATCCTATCTCTTATGCTAGCTTTTGGGTTCAATTAGGTGTAGCCtaaattctaagatgatattAAAGCCTGTTCTATCTCTGCTATTGGGCAACCTGCATTTGTCCAATCTCTATTGTCTTGTCGTGGGCATGACAGGGTGTGTTGGGACCTCTTATTTGGTCACCCGCGTTAGTCCATGCTTCTGATGTCGAGTACTAGGCCTAGTAGGGTGTTTTGACATCCCACATCATTTAGAGATATAGTCAACGATGTTATTATAAAGGTTTAGGAAATCCTTACCTCTTTGAGACAACTTTTTCGTTGAGTTAGGTCTGGTACAAATTCTAAGACGAGGCAAGACTGTCTACTTGGATTTTGATCAAACAACATTGTTGTGCTTTGAAAACCAAATTCCCAGAATGTCTTCTTTCTCTACACATTTGAATCAGGTTATTTTCCAATTAATTACCTTTTTTCTTTGTAGCCTATGTTGGTCTTGTCCTTTATTAAACATCTcagacacatttctttcatcTTCTTTACACAGGGGTGCTACCCCAAATTTAATTGAATACGTTTGTTGACGATCTTTTAATATACGCCATCTTATCTACCCCAACATTCTCATATCTTAAACACTTATTGTCTCTCTTAGTGCATTATTGGTTTTATAGTTGTCAATCTCATTATTTTTCTCGTGGTAAGATCTCTGGAGACCAAATGAGACACATTCAATGCTCCCATTTATGACTAAGCATGTTTACCTTTTTACAGTGTAAAGTTAAATACTCTACAATCACCTCATGCATTACACTAAATAATTTGCTTCGGCGTCCTTTTTTACCTCATCTTCATTTCCTAGAGTATACTGTGAATTTCAGTTAGGTGATTGCAATTTTTTTCCTGACATAGTTTAAAGAGTTTAAGTAGCTAGTTTTATCTGCTACTTCAAGCTGAAGTTATTAGAGTATAGTTAAATGTTGTACGGATTCTTATAATCAATCCCGACTTTAGCTTTTATTATGTTGAATCTTGTGTCTGTGCTTGGTTTCTACgcttactctctctctctctctatctctatctCTCTCACACACATGTATTTTCTTTAGATTAAAGAAGTGGAGGCCAATATCAAGCAGCATGAAGATTTAGCTCTGCAGGCATCATTGCAATTTAACAACGGTGAGAAgctatttaaattttaatttgtagaTTTTGCAAGATGCAAATATGTTCCTAACTCTTATTTTTCAGCTAAGAAAGAGGCTGAAGAATGTAGACAGAACCTTACAGATTTATTGAACTATGCTAAGTCAATTGCTCGGCTTACACCTAATCTAGAGAAGGAATTTCTTGAGGTTTGTATTAGATATTCAATTATTGTATACATTCCTTTTcttgttttatatatttatgatgCAATCCCCAATCTCATCCAGAAGGTAATGCTTGTAGACTGTATGAACACAAAAGCATAACTTTTCATGTTTGTTTATCTTCGATTATTGAAGAACCTAAGAGGACCGTgacaaatctaaaataaaaacatgacTGGGGTAATTATACATGTATGTCACTTGCAAACATTATTTCCCATTAAGCATTATATTTCAAAACAATTTGTTATCAAACATGTTTCAGTACAACAAAACTGTTCTCAAATtgaaatgaatttattttttttgttgagaaattGAAATGATTTGAAAGAGTAGTTCCTGAATGGTTGAGAGGGTTATTGATAAACAAAGGCTGtctgattcaattgaattctgTTTTGCGCTTAAAAAATACAGTACTTTTCCTATGTACCCAATACACAATACTGATACATCATGCGCTTAAAAAACTCGAGTGCTCTCTCTTTCACATGTATCTCCAAAATTTCCCACAATGTGAATCTTCGCCTATAGGTCATGCCACAGCCACTATTCTTCCATGGCTGTAATGAAACTTATTCAATGGTGAAGCAAAGTTGTTCACACGACATTTTCTTCTTAATTCCCCAGACCCTAGCACTGGAAGATGCATCCAAGTCACTGGTTTAGCGTACTTGAATCACACAATCTCGCCCATCTTATGCATAAGCGCACGATAATCCTATATATTTGGGTTTTTCATGTAGATGCCTACTACAATTGAGGAGTTGGAAGCAGCTATCCAAGATACAACTTCTCAAGCCAATTCAATCCTTTTTGTCAATTCTAACATATTGGAACAATATGAGGATCGTCAAAGACAGGTATACTTCATTGTTGTAATTTTAGTTGGGTTAACTCCATGTGCTgtctatatttattatttattgtgACTTTACAGATAGAAGATCTTGCAACTAAACTTGATGCAGACAAGAAGGAATATGAAAGGTGTAAAGCCGAACTTGAGAACATTAAGGTCCGATAAGTGTTTCTACTCATAATTGAAATATTACGATGTAGAAAATGCATCTGTATTGACTGAAGTTGAGCATGTGGCACTTGAAAAATTAAGACTACAGAGTTTTCCTTTTCTATACACTGCTAGCTCTTATTTGCAGCATCCTCTCATCTTTTTCTACGCACACTTTCACTAATCTTTGGGATCGGTTTAGAAAATTCATCTTGTTCCTTAGTTTTAGCAATTGTTTGCGAATGATTTTGTTATTTGATGATAGATTTCATCAGAGCAAATTCTTTCTCAAACAACACTTTCTTCTGCATTTATGATGTCTGTggatttaaaattataaatttgaaaagttCCTAATAATCTACTTGTTAAGTTTCATTTCTGCAGATtataaatacatatattttctaaaatgtGTTTTGAATGGTAAAATAAGAAAGGCAAGGAAGAACAAACAGGTATTTTTATTAGGTGTTTTGCAAAACATGTGCATGCTTGCATGTACATTTATAATGTTTG
This portion of the Trifolium pratense cultivar HEN17-A07 linkage group LG3, ARS_RC_1.1, whole genome shotgun sequence genome encodes:
- the LOC123913772 gene encoding structural maintenance of chromosomes protein 5; protein product: MAESRPPKRHKISRGDDDYMPGNILEIELHNFMTFDYLKCKPGPRLNLVIGPNGSGKSSLVCAIALGLCGEPQLLGRATSVGAYVKRGEESGHVKITLRGDQKEENITIMRKINTSNKSEWFFNGNIVAKKDVAETIQRFNIQVNNLTQFLPQDRVCEFAKLTPVQLLEETEKAVGDPQLPEQHRALIDKSRTLKHVELSLEKNEGTLNQLKERNAELEKDVERVRQRDELLAKAESMKKKLPWLKYDMKQAEYREAKKREKIAAKEFQKAAKLLNELKEPINKQKDEKATLEAKCKKVNNRIDENAKKRMDLKEKENRLEVELQGKYKEMDELKRQEETRQQKFINAREELAAAELELKNLDPFLHPKDELARLREETLELDGFATQARENKSQTENEIKVKRSSLERCQDRLKEMGNKSTNCLHALKRSGVEKIVDAYDWVKAHRHEFNKEVYGPVLLEVNVPDQSHAGYLEGQVAWYTWKSFITQDPRDRDFLVNNLRNFDVPVLNYTRDSRQREPPPEISPDMRALGVYSRLDQIFDAPFAVKEVLNSQSNLDRSFIGSKETDQKADGVPKLGITSLWTPENHYHWSMSRYGNHVSAIVEQVQRPKLLLNNLNVRDIEDLKSQERDLKEQIASSEESVKRFKDEERSFMNQAANLRKQSEAIRREAQIKKQEREAINRRIEQKKAKLKLMEEQDDLDTELAKLADQATECNIQRFHNAIKIKDLLVEAAGYRRNYVEQRMTCIEFDAKIKEVEANIKQHEDLALQASLQFNNAKKEAEECRQNLTDLLNYAKSIARLTPNLEKEFLEMPTTIEELEAAIQDTTSQANSILFVNSNILEQYEDRQRQIEDLATKLDADKKEYERCKAELENIKGKWLPTLRNLVAKINETFSQNFRQMAVAGEVSLDEHDIDFDQYGIHIKVKFRENGELEVLSAHHQSGGERSVSTIVYLVSLQDLTNCPFRVVDEINQGMDPINERKMFQQLVRAASKPNTPQCFLLTPKLLPDLQYSEACSILNVMNGPWIEQPSKVWTTGDRWSTITGHVGETRC